In a genomic window of Amphiprion ocellaris isolate individual 3 ecotype Okinawa chromosome 13, ASM2253959v1, whole genome shotgun sequence:
- the tcirg1b gene encoding T cell immune regulator 1, ATPase H+ transporting V0 subunit a3b: MGSMFRSEEVCLVQLFLQSGSAYNCVSELGELGLVEFRDLNPNVNAFQRKFVGEVRRCEELEKTFTFLEQEISRSLSPPLQGPLPPPCPTPSAPQPRELITIEEESERLARELKEVSRNRDSLRAQLTQLCQYKGVLTRTHSLTASQAPPQVLESQGLFDNRQDVHLSFVAGVVHPWKVPSFERLLWRACRGYIIVDFREMEDRLEHPDTGEMVQWTVFLISYWGEQIGQKVKKICDCFRTQTFAYPESSAEREEILQGLQGRIEDIKSVLSQTEAFLQQLLLRAVAVLPQWKVRVQKCKAIQMVLNLCSPSVTDKCLIAEAWCPTAKLPELQSALREGGRKSGSGVDSFYNRLPSSTPPPTLFPLNSFTTGFQNIVDAYGVASYREVNPAVYTIITFPFLFAVMFGDVGHGLLMTLAALWMVLEEKDPKLNKNNNEIWKMMFGGRYLILLMGLFSIYTGAIYNECFSRGLSTFNSAWHVGPMFEKNIWNASVLAGNQYLSMDPVQPGVFTGPYPFGIDPVWGMANNKLTFLNSYKMKMSVIIGIIHMTFGVSLSLFNYLHFRKISSLLFVLIPELFFMVSLFGYLVFMVVYKWIAYSAAESKTAPSILIHFIDMFLFTENPDNPPLYTGQSLVQTILVVLALLSVPVLLLGKPTCELIIFKLRQRRNFYMAEDRRLLVNDEGSINTRQGEIEGAAAEGEEFDAANEYMHQAIHTIEYCLGCISNTASYLRLWALSLAHAQLSEVLWVMVMRIALKWEGYVGSVVLFVIFAFFAVLTVSILLVMEGLSAFLHALRLHWVEFQNKFYSGTGYKLNPFSFSSIINASAAI; encoded by the exons ATGGGCTCCATGTTTCGCAGCGAGGAAGTGTGCCTGGTGCAGCTTTTCCTTCAGTCCGGCTCGGCCTACAACTGTGTCAGTGAGCTGGGAGAGCTGGGCCTGGTTGAATTCAGAGAC TTGAATCCAAATGTGAACGCATTTCAGAGGAAGTTTGTCGGTGAAGTCAGACGATGCGAGGAACTCGAGAAAACTTTTA CCTTCCTGGAGCAGGAGATCAGTCGCTCCCTGTCTCCACCTTTGCAGGGTCCCCTCCCGCCTCCATGCCCGACACCTTCGGCCCCTCAGCCCCGTGAACTGATCACCATAGAGGAGGAGAGCGAGAGGCTGGCCAGAGAGCTCAAAGAG GTGTCCAGGAACAGAGACAGTCTTCGGGCTCAGCTCACTCAGCTCTGTCAGTACAAAGGCGTTCTGACCAGAACACACTCTCTCACAGCCTCGCAG GCACCGCCACAAGTGCTGGAAAGCCAAGGCTTGTTTGATAACCGCCAAGATGTCCACCTCAG TTTTGTTGCTGGAGTGGTTCATCCTTGGAAAGTCCCCTCATTTGAACGGTTGTTATGGCGGGCATGTCGCGGTTATATTATCGTGGATTTTAGAGAAATGGAGGATCGACTTGAGCACCCAGACACG GGGGAAATGGTACAGTGGACGGTGTTCCTCATTTCCTACTGGGGAGAACAGATCGGACAGAAAGTCAAGAAGATATGTGACTG CTTCCGCACACAGACGTTTGCATATCCTGAGAGCTCTGCTGAGAGAGAGGAGATTCTCCAGGGACTTCAAGGCAGAATTGAAGACATCAAATCA GTGTTGTCACAAACTGAGgccttcctgcagcagctgttgttgCGTGCAGTGGCTGTTTTGCCTCAGTGGAAGGTACGAGTCCAGAAGTGCAAGGCGATCCAGATGGTACTGAATCTCTGCAGCCCCTCAGTCACAGACAAATGCCTGATCGCTGAAGCCTGGTGTCCCACTGCCAAGCTGCCTGAACTGCAGAGCGCTCTGAGAGAGGGAGGG AGGAAGAGTGGAAGTGGGGTTGACTCCTTCTACAACCGCCTGCCTTCCTCCACTCCTCCACCTACTCTGTTTCCCCTCAACTCCTTCACAACTGGTTTCCAGAACATCGTTGATGCCTACGGAGTGGCCAGCTACCGTGAAGTGAATCCAG CGGTGTACACCATAATCACATTCCCCTTCCTGTTTGCGGTGATGTTTGGGGATGTGGGTCATGGGTTGCTGATGACTCTAGCGGCCCTGTGGATGGTCCTTGAGGAGAAGGACCCTAAacttaacaaaaacaacaatgag ATCTGGAAGATGATGTTTGGAGGAAGGTATTTGATTCTGCTGATGGGCCTGTTCTCTATCTACACGGGGGCCATTTACAACGAGTGCTTCAGCAGAGGCCTCAGTACCTTCAACTCAGCGTGGCACGTCGGCCCGATGTTTGAGAAAAACATTTGGAA TGCATCAGTGCTGGCAGGGAACCAGTACTTGTCCATGGATCCTGTTCAGCCCGGTGTTTTTACCGGCCCCTATCCATTTGGCATTGACCCG GTTTGGGGCATGGCCAACAACAAACTCACTTTCCTGAACTCATACAAGATGAAGATGTCCGTTATCATTGGGATCATTCACATGACCTTTGGAGTCAGCTTGTCACTCTTCAACTACTT GCACTTTCGCAAGATAAGCAGTCTGTTGTTTGTGCTGATCCCAGAGCTGTTCTTCATGGTGTCTCTGTTTGGCTACCTGGTGTTCATGGTGGTCTATAAGTGGATTGCCTACTCCGCTGCTGAGTCCAAAACTGCTCCCAGTATACTTATCCACTTCATAGACATGTTCCTCTTCACAGAAAATCCTGACAACCCACCGCTTTACACAGGACAG AGCTTGGTGCAGACCATCCTGGTGGTGCTGGCTCTGTTATCTGTCCCAGTCCTCCTGCTGGGGAAGCCCACGTGTGaattaatcattttcaagttaagACAACGTCGTAACTTCTACATGGCGGAAGACAGGCGTTTACTGGTCAACGACGAGGGCTCCATCAACACTCGCCAGGGGGAGattgaaggagcagcagctgaaggGGAG GAGTTTGATGCTGCAAATGAGTACATGCATCAGGCCATCCACACCATAGAGTACTGCTTGGGCTGCATCTCCAACACGGCTTCCTACCTCCGACTCTGGGCTCTCAGCTTGGCACACGCAC AGCTGTCAGAGGTGCTGTGGGTGATGGTCATGCGTATTGCGCTGAAGTGGGAGGGCTATGTGGGATCTGTGgtcctttttgtaattttcgCCTTCTTTGCTGTGTTGACCGTCTCCATCCTCCTGGTTATGGAGGGACTGTCAGCTTTCCTGCACGCGCTCCGTCTGCACTG GGTGGAGTTTCAAAACAAGTTCTACAGCGGAACAGGCTACAAACTCAACCCTTTCTCCTTCTCATCTATCATTAATGCCTCAGCTGCTATATGA